The genomic interval GGCGAACTGCTTCCAGATTCCGTCGCTGAAGCCGTGCGGCTCCTTGGCGTTCTGTTCGCGCAGCTTGGGCGTGTAGGTCTCGGCGATGAAGCGGTCGGCGCTTTCGCGCAGCAGCCGCTGTTCGTCACTCGGCGTGAGATCCATCGCTTACACCTTCACCTGTTTACGCACCGACGGATGCAGTCCCGACGGATCGACGATCATTCCAAACTCCTGCAGATTGTGAGCGTGACAAAGCTGATGCAGCGCGAACGCCTGATCGATCGCCGCCGGCTGCCCCTGGATATCCACCGAGCGGTTGACCGCTTCCTTGGTCATCTTCAGCGCGAAGCTCGGCTTGGCGGCGATGCGTTGCGCAAGCGCCATGGTGAAGGCGGATAGTTCGGCGGCGGGCACGACGTGATTGACCATGCCGAGCTGATGCGCCTCTTGCGCACTCCAGCTATCGGCGGTGAACAACAGCTCCTTGGCCTTGCGCGGGCCGAGCTCCCAGGGATGCACGAACCATTCGACGCCGCACACGCCCATCGTCACCACCGGATCGCAGAACTCCGCATTGTCCGATGCGACGATCAGGTCGCAGGCCCAGGCCAGCATCAGCCCGCCGGCGATGCACTTGCCGTGTACCTCGGCGATCGTCGGCTTGGCGAGATTGCGCCAGCGCCGGGTGATCTGCAGATAGATCTCCTGCTCGCGCGCCATCCGTCCGTGCGTGCCAGGCTCGCGAAAGCCGCCCCAGGCTCCGACCGGCGGAAAGTCGATGCCGGCTTCGTTCTTGGTGGTCGCGCGCAGATCGTGGCCGGCGGAGAAGTGCGGACCCGCTCCCGCCAAGATGATCACCTTGACGGTGTCGTCCTGCACCGCGTCGTCGAAAGCGGCGTTCAGGTCGTAGGTCATCTGCAAATTCTGCGCGTTGCGCGCGTCGGGACGGTTCATCACGATTCGTGCGACCGCC from Rhodopseudomonas palustris carries:
- a CDS encoding enoyl-CoA hydratase translates to MSSYETILVERPDPAVARIVMNRPDARNAQNLQMTYDLNAAFDDAVQDDTVKVIILAGAGPHFSAGHDLRATTKNEAGIDFPPVGAWGGFREPGTHGRMAREQEIYLQITRRWRNLAKPTIAEVHGKCIAGGLMLAWACDLIVASDNAEFCDPVVTMGVCGVEWFVHPWELGPRKAKELLFTADSWSAQEAHQLGMVNHVVPAAELSAFTMALAQRIAAKPSFALKMTKEAVNRSVDIQGQPAAIDQAFALHQLCHAHNLQEFGMIVDPSGLHPSVRKQVKV